In Trichoderma breve strain T069 chromosome 4, whole genome shotgun sequence, the following proteins share a genomic window:
- a CDS encoding short chain dehydrogenase domain-containing protein, with translation MAPQTWLITGASSGLGLHLAIIAAKQGNKVIATTRSLTRAQNITDKNIQVARLDQNEPLDKIKADVDAIVKVHGPIDIVVNCAAYVHTGILEDLTPEDTYAQFQTNVFGALNVYRAILPHLREKRSGTLVTIGSMAAWFAHPAASIYNASKAAIRWLSFGLASEVKPLGIKHLLVEPGRFRTELLKQDGNFRTSNGSDGIADYRAISEAVKEGIAREANKQPGDPVKGAQVIYDVVTSSGVAQGKELPEFLPLGQDAIEEITKSAQSAIDVCQAWKEIASSTDY, from the coding sequence ATGGCTCCTCAAACTTGGCTCATCACTGGTGCCTCGTCCGGCCTTGGCCTGCacctcgccatcattgccgcAAAGCAGGGCAACAAGGTCATTGCCACAACACGCTCCCTGACTAGAGCCCAGAACATCACAGACAAGAACATCCAAGTCGCTCGTCTTGACCAAAATGAGCCGCTagacaagatcaaggccgatgttgatgccattgtcaaggTTCACGGCCCCATCGACATTGTCGTCAACTGCGCAGCTTACGTTCACACCGGCATCCTCGAGGATCTCACACCAGAGGACACATATGCGCAGTTTCAGACCAACGTCTTTGGTGCTCTCAACGTCTACCGCGCCATTCTTCCTCACCtaagagaaaagagatcTGGAACCCTGGTAACCATCGGATCAATGGCCGCATGGTTCGCTCACCCCGCGGCTAGCATATACAACGCATCCAAGGCTGCTATCCGGTGGCTCAGTTTCGGTCTCGCCAGTGAAGTCAAGCCTCTGGGCATTAAGCATCTGCTTGTAGAGCCTGGCCGCTTCCGAACAGAACTGCTGAAACAGGATGGCAACTTCAGAACATCAAATGGAAGCGACGGCATCGCCGATTACAGAGCGATCAGCGAAGCAGTCAAGGAAGGCATTGCTCGCGAGGCCAACAAGCAACCTGGTGACCCTGTCAAGGGAGCTCAAGTCATTTACGACGTCGTCACTTCCAGCGGCGTAGCCCAGGGCAAGGAACTGCCAGAATTCCTGCCTTTGGGACAGGACGCCATTGAGGAAATCACCAAGTCAGCACAATCGGCAATTGATGTCTGCCAGGCATGGAAGGAGATTGCCAGCTCAACGGATTATTAA
- a CDS encoding YCII-related domain-containing protein, with translation MPSFIFLMKANVMAEAPPAEIPPEIFESMCKYNEELNDAGILLDAQGLRPTSVDSYRLTYSTDNLPEVIPGPFNVATETHICGWWIVQTKDAEEALSWAKKIPMQSGEIVVRRIGCVEELGDGFTKELREREAKLRVQVAKRVLELAQKDNGSI, from the coding sequence ATGCCTTCATTCATCTTTCTTATGAAAGCCAATGTCATGGCTGAAGCCCCACCTGCAGAAATCCCCCCAGAGATCTTCGAGTCAATGTGCAAGTACAACGAAGAACTGAACGATGCCGGAATCTTACTTGACGCTCAAGGCCTCCGACCAACTTCAGTTGATAGTTATCGATTGACCTACTCGACTGACAATCTACCTGAAGTCATTCCAGGACCTTTTAACGTCGCTACGGAAACTCATATCTGTGGCTGGTGGATTGTCCAAACCAAGGATGCGGAGGAGGCTCTCAGCTGGGCTAAGAAGATTCCGATGCAATCAGGGGAGATTGTTGTTCGACGGATTGGGTGTGTGGAAGAGCTGGGAGATGGTTTCACAAAGGAGTTACGAGAACGGGAAGCAAAGTTACGGGTTCAGGTGGCAAAGAGAGTGCTGGAACTTGCGCAAAAGGACAATGGATCTATTTAA